One genomic window of Solanum dulcamara chromosome 12, daSolDulc1.2, whole genome shotgun sequence includes the following:
- the LOC129875889 gene encoding protein SUPPRESSOR OF PHYA-105 1-like isoform X1 — translation MDKSKEEVEANDVAANVVSRMRESDISGEPSTGKCTSTSHELPEGSTSASSGMLENDGMNKNVMSMKDPQPHGSSSYSLNSSRLAIEKLCNHKISEPASFRCSNNRETNQKPLIQWQCFYQLGGGSRSVKGDGNPSSTDKAVGQQLSSKELPGINLLALKMPKNASSKDIKEGSSAVSSQSTEDHNLIIPSNILLPGNSQSKLLSTSSFSQFFANRSLKGKDVLPKGSALHKEVYTASNLQNKNEFEQASTRMLSSDALFKQGANSNQASFTRSDHRRPTSTYNGVSLREWLNSMGSQINKTERIHIFRQIVKLIDIAHSEGIAFQDIRPSCFILLSPNGVKYIGPSVQIDSMYVVNLNTNGKRPSNMEMHAKSNLGSKQQKVNVDLMRKQPEYVSRCVVRDIYSETNAHSCSHDEGTSFKAGCLLESDFDQLEKKWYTCPEELNHESLASSNIYSLGVLFFELLCCFESPAAHSTAMLNLQSRILPSNFLSQNPKEVGFCFLLLHPVPSSRPTTREILQSELIFGAEEVCKIDGVPSFIEKDDDPDSDVLLYFLVSLQEEKQNNTSKLLQRIECLEADIKDVKKKEVLRNSDWLETDFNNMRQGSYLKHLNSTDCISRSFSITNMSNEKLMKNISQLESAYFCMRSQIQLAENDTIGRTDTDLLTSRDRLFGVSTKAAEPILKSVDHVGAFFEGICKYARYCKFEEYGTLRNGDLLNSTNVICSLCFDHEEDYIAAAGVSKKIKIFAFASLLDESADLQYPVAEMSNRSKLSCVSWNKYMRNYLASTDYDGVVKMWDASTGQEFSQYTEHQKRAWSVDFCQVDPTKFATGSDDCSVKVWNINERSSVDTIWNPANICCVQFSAYSSHLLAFGSADYKIYCYDLRHTRIPWCTLSGHEKAVSYVKFLDYGTLVSASTDNTLKLWDLKRTSLEGLSSNACSLTFKGHTNEKNFVGLSVLDGYIACGSESNEVYAYHRSLPMPITSYKFGTVDPSSGNDGESNGQFVSSVCWRRKSNMVVSANSTGCVKLLRLV, via the exons ATGGATAAGTCAAAGGAGGAAGTAGAGGCAAATGATGTAGCTGCGAATGTGGTATCTAGAATGAGGGAGAGTGATATTTCTGGTGAACCATCAACAGGAAAGTGTACATCTACCAGTCATGAGTTGCCGGAGGGATCAACTTCTGCCAGTTCAGGGATGTTGGAGAATGATGGCATGAACAAAAATGTAATGTCCATGAAGGATCCTCAGCCCCACGGTTCAAGCTCTTACTCATTGAATAGTTCAAGGCTCGCAATTGAAAAATTGTGTAATCACAAAATTTCTGAACCAGCTTCTTTTAGATGCTCCAATAATCGAGAAACCAATCAAAAACCACTAATTCAGTGGCAATGTTTCTATCAGTTGGGGGGTGGCTCTAGAAGTGTGAAGGGGGATGGCAATCCTTCATCCACGGACAAGGCGGTTGGTCAGCAATTAAGTTCCAAGGAGTTGCCAGGAATAAATTTGCTAGCACTGAAAATGCCGAAGAATGCATCCAGCAAAGATATCAAAGAAGGCTCTAGTGCGGTATCTTCCCAATCAACAGAAGACCATAACTTAATCATCCCAAGCAATATATTACTTCCGGGAAATAGTCAATCAAAACTTTTATCTACATCTAGCTTTTCTCAGTTTTTTGCTAATCGGTCTCTTAAAGGAAAAGATGTTTTACCAAAAGGCTCTGCACTTCATAAAGAAGTTTATACTGCCTCTAATCTGCAGAATAAGAATGAGTTTGAGCAAGCTTCCACAAGAATGTTATCATCTGATGCATTGTTTAAGCAAGGTGCTAATTCTAATCAAGCATCCTTTACTCGTAGCGATCACCGAAGACCCACTTCAACTTACAATGGAGTTAGCTTGAGAGAGTGGTTAAACTCGATGGGCTCACAGATAAACAAAACTGAGAGGATTCACATATTCCGGCAGATAGTGAAGTTAATCGATATTGCGCACTCTGAAGGAATTGCATTCCAGGATATACGGCCTTCCTGTTTCATTTTATTGTCACCTAATGGTGTTAAATATATTGGTCCATCTGTCCAGATAGACTCCATGTATGTTGTGAACCTTAATACTAATGGAAAAAGGCCATCCAACATGGAAATGCATGCTAAAAGTAACTTGGGTTCAAAGCAGCAGAAGGTCAACGTGGACTTGATGAGAAAGCAGCCTGAATATGTTTCCAGATGTGTTGTTAGAGATATTTATAGTGAAACCAATGCTCATTCTTGTTCTCATGATGAAGGCACATCATTTAAGGCAGGGTGTCTACTGGAGTCTGACTTTGATCAATTAGAAAAGAAGTGGTACACTTGTCCTGAAGAACTCAATCACGAAAGCCTAGCATCATCTAATATCTACAGTCTCGGGGTTCTTTTCTTTGAG CTGCTCTGCTGTTTTGAATCACCAGCGGCACATTCCACAGCAATGTTGAATCTGCAAAGTCGCATTTTGCCTTCAAATTTCCTTTCTCAAAATCCCAAGGAAGTTGGCTTTTGCTTTTTGCTTCTTCATCCTGTACCTTCTTCTCGTCCTACAACAAG GGAAATCTTGCAGTCTGAATTAATTTTTGGAGCTGAAGAAGTATGCAAAATAGATGGTGTCCCATCATTTATTGAGAAGGATGATGACCCTGATTCAGACGTCTTGCTCTATTTCCTAGTTTCACTGCAGGAGGAAAAGCAGAATAATACCTCCAAGTTATTACAAAGAATAGAGTGCCTAGAAGCTGATATCAAGGATGTTAAGAAAAAGGAGGTCCTTAGAAATTCAGATTGGTTGGAGACAGACTTCAATAATATGCGGCAAGGATCCTACTTAAAACATCTTAATTCGACTGACTGTATTTCTAGATCGTTTTCTATTACAAATATGAGCAATGAAAAGCTGATGAAGAATATTTCTCAGCTTGAAAGTGCTTACTTCTGCATGAGGTCCCAAATTCAACTTGCAGAAAATGATACAATAGGTCGAACAGACACAGATTTGTTGACAAGTCGTGACAGGTTGTTCGGGGTTTCAACAAAAGCGGCGGAGCCAATTCTAAAATCTGTTGATCATGTTGGAGCCTTCTTTGAAGGTATTTGTAAATATGCTCGCTACTGCAAGTTTGAGGAATATGGGACATTAAGAAATGGTGATCTTCTCAACTCTACAAATGTGATCTGCTCCCTCTGTTTTGATCATGAAGAGGACTATATAGCTGCAGCTGGTGTCTCAAAGAAAATCAAAATCTTTGCATTTGCTTCACTTTTGGATGAATCTGCGGATCTTCAATATCCTGTGGCTGAGATGTCAAACCGATCTAAGCTTAGCTGTGTTTCGTGGAATAAATATATGAGGAACTATTTGGCTTCAACTGACTATGATGGCGTAGTCAAG ATGTGGGATGCAAGCACAGGTCAAGAATTTTCACAATATACAGAGCACCAGAAGAGGGCTTGGTCTGTTGATTTTTGTCAAGTGGATCCAACAAAGTTTGCCACTGGAAGTGATGATTGTTCTGTAAAAGTGTGGAATATTAATGAG AGGAGTTCTGTGGATACAATCTGGAATCCTGCCAACATATGCTGTGTGCAGTTTTCTGCTTACTCCTCTCATCTGTTGGCTTTCGGATCTGCTGATTACAAAATCTACTGCTATGATCTTCGCCATACTAGGATTCCGTGGTGCACATTATCTGGACATGAGAAGGCAGTTAGCTATGTAAAATTCTTAGATTATGGTACCCTGGTTTCTGCATCCACAGATAACACGCTAAAGCTATGGGACCTAAAGAGAACAAGTTTGGAAGGATTGTCCTCAAATGCCTGCAGCTTGACTTTCAAGGGACACACCAATGAAAAG AACTTTGTGGGATTATCAGTTTTAGATGGGTACATTGCATGTGGTTCTGAATCTAATGAG GTATATGCTTATCATAGATCTCTACCAATGCCAATTACCTCTTATAAATTTGGAACTGTTGATCCTAGCTCTGGCAATGACGGTGAGTCTAATGGGCAATTTGTTTCAAGTGTTTGCTGGAGAAGAAAATCTAATATGGTTGTTTCGGCAAACTCAACTGGATGTGTAAAGCTGTTACGTTTGGTGTGA
- the LOC129875889 gene encoding protein SUPPRESSOR OF PHYA-105 1-like isoform X2, protein MDKSKEEVEANDVAANVVSRMRESDISGEPSTGKCTSTSHELPEGSTSASSGMLENDGMNKNVMSMKDPQPHGSSSYSLNSSRLAIEKLCNHKISEPASFRCSNNRETNQKPLIQWQCFYQLGGGSRSVKGDGNPSSTDKAVGQQLSSKELPGINLLALKMPKNASSKDIKEGSSAVSSQSTEDHNLIIPSNILLPGNSQSKLLSTSSFSQFFANRSLKGKDVLPKGSALHKEVYTASNLQNKNEFEQASTRMLSSDALFKQGANSNQASFTRSDHRRPTSTYNGVSLREWLNSMGSQINKTERIHIFRQIVKLIDIAHSEGIAFQDIRPSCFILLSPNGVKYIGPSVQIDSMYVVNLNTNGKRPSNMEMHAKSNLGSKQQKVNVDLMRKQPEYVSRCVVRDIYSETNAHSCSHDEGTSFKAGCLLESDFDQLEKKWYTCPEELNHESLASSNIYSLGVLFFELLCCFESPAAHSTAMLNLQSRILPSNFLSQNPKEVGFCFLLLHPVPSSRPTTREILQSELIFGAEEVCKIDGVPSFIEKDDDPDSDVLLYFLVSLQEEKQNNTSKLLQRIECLEADIKDVKKKEVLRNSDWLETDFNNMRQGSYLKHLNSTDCISRSFSITNMSNEKLMKNISQLESAYFCMRSQIQLAENDTIGRTDTDLLTSRDRLFGVSTKAAEPILKSVDHVGAFFEGICKYARYCKFEEYGTLRNGDLLNSTNVICSLCFDHEEDYIAAAGVSKKIKIFAFASLLDESADLQYPVAEMSNRSKLSCVSWNKYMRNYLASTDYDGVVKMWDASTGQEFSQYTEHQKRAWSVDFCQVDPTKFATGSDDCSVKVWNINERSSVDTIWNPANICCVQFSAYSSHLLAFGSADYKIYCYDLRHTRIPWCTLSGHEKAVSYVKFLDYGTLVSASTDNTLKLWDLKRTSLEGLSSNACSLTFKGHTNEKLCTELCGIISFRWVHCMWF, encoded by the exons ATGGATAAGTCAAAGGAGGAAGTAGAGGCAAATGATGTAGCTGCGAATGTGGTATCTAGAATGAGGGAGAGTGATATTTCTGGTGAACCATCAACAGGAAAGTGTACATCTACCAGTCATGAGTTGCCGGAGGGATCAACTTCTGCCAGTTCAGGGATGTTGGAGAATGATGGCATGAACAAAAATGTAATGTCCATGAAGGATCCTCAGCCCCACGGTTCAAGCTCTTACTCATTGAATAGTTCAAGGCTCGCAATTGAAAAATTGTGTAATCACAAAATTTCTGAACCAGCTTCTTTTAGATGCTCCAATAATCGAGAAACCAATCAAAAACCACTAATTCAGTGGCAATGTTTCTATCAGTTGGGGGGTGGCTCTAGAAGTGTGAAGGGGGATGGCAATCCTTCATCCACGGACAAGGCGGTTGGTCAGCAATTAAGTTCCAAGGAGTTGCCAGGAATAAATTTGCTAGCACTGAAAATGCCGAAGAATGCATCCAGCAAAGATATCAAAGAAGGCTCTAGTGCGGTATCTTCCCAATCAACAGAAGACCATAACTTAATCATCCCAAGCAATATATTACTTCCGGGAAATAGTCAATCAAAACTTTTATCTACATCTAGCTTTTCTCAGTTTTTTGCTAATCGGTCTCTTAAAGGAAAAGATGTTTTACCAAAAGGCTCTGCACTTCATAAAGAAGTTTATACTGCCTCTAATCTGCAGAATAAGAATGAGTTTGAGCAAGCTTCCACAAGAATGTTATCATCTGATGCATTGTTTAAGCAAGGTGCTAATTCTAATCAAGCATCCTTTACTCGTAGCGATCACCGAAGACCCACTTCAACTTACAATGGAGTTAGCTTGAGAGAGTGGTTAAACTCGATGGGCTCACAGATAAACAAAACTGAGAGGATTCACATATTCCGGCAGATAGTGAAGTTAATCGATATTGCGCACTCTGAAGGAATTGCATTCCAGGATATACGGCCTTCCTGTTTCATTTTATTGTCACCTAATGGTGTTAAATATATTGGTCCATCTGTCCAGATAGACTCCATGTATGTTGTGAACCTTAATACTAATGGAAAAAGGCCATCCAACATGGAAATGCATGCTAAAAGTAACTTGGGTTCAAAGCAGCAGAAGGTCAACGTGGACTTGATGAGAAAGCAGCCTGAATATGTTTCCAGATGTGTTGTTAGAGATATTTATAGTGAAACCAATGCTCATTCTTGTTCTCATGATGAAGGCACATCATTTAAGGCAGGGTGTCTACTGGAGTCTGACTTTGATCAATTAGAAAAGAAGTGGTACACTTGTCCTGAAGAACTCAATCACGAAAGCCTAGCATCATCTAATATCTACAGTCTCGGGGTTCTTTTCTTTGAG CTGCTCTGCTGTTTTGAATCACCAGCGGCACATTCCACAGCAATGTTGAATCTGCAAAGTCGCATTTTGCCTTCAAATTTCCTTTCTCAAAATCCCAAGGAAGTTGGCTTTTGCTTTTTGCTTCTTCATCCTGTACCTTCTTCTCGTCCTACAACAAG GGAAATCTTGCAGTCTGAATTAATTTTTGGAGCTGAAGAAGTATGCAAAATAGATGGTGTCCCATCATTTATTGAGAAGGATGATGACCCTGATTCAGACGTCTTGCTCTATTTCCTAGTTTCACTGCAGGAGGAAAAGCAGAATAATACCTCCAAGTTATTACAAAGAATAGAGTGCCTAGAAGCTGATATCAAGGATGTTAAGAAAAAGGAGGTCCTTAGAAATTCAGATTGGTTGGAGACAGACTTCAATAATATGCGGCAAGGATCCTACTTAAAACATCTTAATTCGACTGACTGTATTTCTAGATCGTTTTCTATTACAAATATGAGCAATGAAAAGCTGATGAAGAATATTTCTCAGCTTGAAAGTGCTTACTTCTGCATGAGGTCCCAAATTCAACTTGCAGAAAATGATACAATAGGTCGAACAGACACAGATTTGTTGACAAGTCGTGACAGGTTGTTCGGGGTTTCAACAAAAGCGGCGGAGCCAATTCTAAAATCTGTTGATCATGTTGGAGCCTTCTTTGAAGGTATTTGTAAATATGCTCGCTACTGCAAGTTTGAGGAATATGGGACATTAAGAAATGGTGATCTTCTCAACTCTACAAATGTGATCTGCTCCCTCTGTTTTGATCATGAAGAGGACTATATAGCTGCAGCTGGTGTCTCAAAGAAAATCAAAATCTTTGCATTTGCTTCACTTTTGGATGAATCTGCGGATCTTCAATATCCTGTGGCTGAGATGTCAAACCGATCTAAGCTTAGCTGTGTTTCGTGGAATAAATATATGAGGAACTATTTGGCTTCAACTGACTATGATGGCGTAGTCAAG ATGTGGGATGCAAGCACAGGTCAAGAATTTTCACAATATACAGAGCACCAGAAGAGGGCTTGGTCTGTTGATTTTTGTCAAGTGGATCCAACAAAGTTTGCCACTGGAAGTGATGATTGTTCTGTAAAAGTGTGGAATATTAATGAG AGGAGTTCTGTGGATACAATCTGGAATCCTGCCAACATATGCTGTGTGCAGTTTTCTGCTTACTCCTCTCATCTGTTGGCTTTCGGATCTGCTGATTACAAAATCTACTGCTATGATCTTCGCCATACTAGGATTCCGTGGTGCACATTATCTGGACATGAGAAGGCAGTTAGCTATGTAAAATTCTTAGATTATGGTACCCTGGTTTCTGCATCCACAGATAACACGCTAAAGCTATGGGACCTAAAGAGAACAAGTTTGGAAGGATTGTCCTCAAATGCCTGCAGCTTGACTTTCAAGGGACACACCAATGAAAAG CTTTGTACAGAACTTTGTGGGATTATCAGTTTTAGATGGGTACATTGCATGTGGTTCTGA
- the LOC129876709 gene encoding arabinogalactan protein 41-like codes for MALSRVVVGLTIFVIVALVTIIPFAQAQDFAPAPAPASDGTTIDQGIAYVLMLLALVLTYLIHPMDASAYTFF; via the exons ATGGCACTGTCTAGAGTTGTTGTTGGATTGACCATCTTTGTAATTGTGGCATTGGTCACTATAATTCCCTTTGCACAGGCTCAGGATTTTGCACCTGCTCCTGCACCAGCCAGTGATG GAACAACAATTGATCAAGGAATTGCATATGTGCTGATGCTGCTGGCTTTAGTTCTTACCTATCTTATCCACCCTATGGATGCTTCTGCCTACACCTTCTTCTAA